Proteins from a genomic interval of Ciona intestinalis chromosome 9, KH, whole genome shotgun sequence:
- the LOC100185946 gene encoding leucine-rich repeat transmembrane neuronal protein 2, which yields MTFSSAQVFLCLGLQLLFHETISASPTKHCSNKGNVQRCHYQYLSRILRCDGRSRNSLPSPTELQGPAPPSTALSIYINSSCLQEIDSGQLRQYTHAKQLNYDDNMIQTIPKSCFSHLHLEELILSRNSISTINSAFNGLSHLKTLHLNGNQLQEILDDHFSELLSLTSLDLSDNMLTYVHRNAFEGLTSLTSLDLSNNRLTKFEPGHLSGLVNLNKLRLRSNHLQSLDSHLLVSSPHLEVVDLSFNRLQCLPANLFDNQSDLKSVLLMSNQLRTPHPDWFRSIVANGRMPDVNLMQNNKWLCDCHSISYRNFLLNEITEHEDQWIDKLDVRCFQPATNEGKYLSDVKHFGSNCPYPLEPLECEQQESSTRTTTTNVPRPTTTTTTTKSTTTEKSTTIKAKINSRSQVTTTITLPVNTPLVLNLGADLPTKEDKSPLMIIIISLVAVLCFAILGMAVYCMRRKWKKEKLVKKQNNNRMTNKDDEAGQNLYEEPEIKMDDQTIDNQTGPKLLYSASSLSLNEIEPQLYQAGEIPNPTNRKYRKRTDSGFEEEKLPSQALETEERISHTSYYDGRSVLDGLDPLEEA from the exons atgacattttcaTCTGCGCAAGTTTTTCTATGTCTTGGTTTACAATTACTTTTTCATGAAACAATATCAGCTTCTCCTACAAAACATTGTAGCAACAAAGGAAATGTGCAAAG ATGCCATTATCAATATTTGTCGAGAATACTAAGGTGTGACGGCCGTTCACGTAACTCCTTGCCTTCTCCCACTGAGCTACAAGGCCCAGCCCCACCCAGCACTGCCTTATCAATATACATCAACTCAAGTTGCTTGCAAGAAATTGACTCAG GTCAACTGCGGCAATACACCCATGCAAAGCAATTAAACTATGATGATAACATGATACAAACTATTCCCAAGTCATGCTTCAGTCATTTACATCTAGAAGAACTTATATTATCACGGAATTCAATTTCAACCATTAATAGTGCTTTTAATG GGTTATCTCATTTGAAGACATTACACTTGAATGGGAACCAGTTACAGGAAATACTTGATGACCATTTTTCTGAATTACTCAGTTTAACTAGCCTTGATTTGAGTGACAACATGTTAACCTACGTGCACAGAAATGCTTTCGAAGGTCTAACGTCTTTGACCAGTCTTGATCTAAGCAACAATCGACTTACTAAGTTTGAACCTGGACATTTAAGCGGCCTAGTGAacttaaa TAAGTTGCGTTTAAGAAgtaatcacttacaaagccTTGATAGCCACTTGTTGGTGTCATCTCCACATTTGGAAGTTGTTGACCTCAGTTTTAACAGACTTCAATGTTTACCTGCCAACCTGTTTGATAACcaaag TGACCTGAAATCAGTTCTACTCATGTCAAACCAACTTCGTACTCCACATCCAGATTGGTTTCGAAGTATCGTTGCAAATGGGAGGATGCCGGATgtaaatttaatgcaaaacaacaaatggTTGTGTGATTGCCATTCAATAAGTTACAga AATTTTCTTTTGAATGAAATAACCGAGCACGAAGATCAATGGATTGATAAATTGGATGTTAGGTGCTTTCAACCTGCAACGAATGAAGGAAAATATCTAAGTGATGTAAAACACTTTGGAAGCAACTGTCCTTATCCATTAGAACCATTGGAATGTGAACAGCAAGAGTCTtcaacaagaacaacaacaacaaatgttCCAAggccaacaacaacaacaacaacaacaaaatcaacaacaacagaaaaatCAACAACAATTAAAGCAAAGATAAATTCTAGGAGCCAAGTTACAACAACAATTACTCTTCCTGTCAATACTCCATTGGTGTTAAACCTAGGTGCAGATCTACCAACCAAGGAAGATAAGAGTCCATTGATGATTATCATTATTTCTTTAGTCgcagttttatgttttgctaTTTTAGGAATGGCTGTTTACTGTATGAGACGCAAATGGAAAAAAGAGAAGTTGgtgaaaaagcaaaataataatCGTATGACCAACAAAGATGATGAAGCAGGACAAAATTTGTACGAAGAGCCAGAGATAAAAATGGATGATCAAACAATCGACAATCAAACTGGACCAAAGCTTCTTTATTCTGCATCAAGTTTAAGCTTAAATGAAATTGAGCCACAGTTGTACCAAGCCGGTGAAATTCCTAATCCTACAAACCGTAAATACCGTAAACGTACAGACAGCGGTTTTGAAGAGGAAAAATTACCTTCCCAAGCGCTTGAAACTGAAGAGCGAATTAGCCACACATCATATTATGATGGAAGAAGCGTTTTAGATGGGCTAGATCCGCTCGAAGAAGCATAA
- the LOC100178874 gene encoding sodium- and chloride-dependent taurine transporter-like isoform X2, which yields MTENKMIREAAVPTQPREKWKKNIDFGFSIAGGFVGLGNVWRFPYLCYKNGGGAFLIPYIIFVAVGALPVFFLEVTLGQYTNKGSSLAYEIVPLFKGLSLAVNIINYYFNVYYAVILAWALRYFFASMSAELPWSTCGNSWNTEQCFAFGRNNSNFTFGNLSGKISSVREYWERGILGKSEGISDIGTLRWELVLCLILTWVVLYFCIWKGIAWTSKVVYFTATFPLIMLLILLIRGVTLQGAGHGILFYLRPDLERLKDAQVWLDAAAQVFFSYALCKGMMITMGSYNSYRYNSYRDCIVLSVLNSGISFVSGFAIFSVLGFMAQEQGIDIKHVAESGPGLAFIAYPKALTLMPLPQFWGCLFFLMLFMLGMDSEFVGLETLMAAFVDYRPHWFKKRHSKEIFLAFLCFTQFLIGLSMVTNGGVYVLNIFDNYSSAGWSLLFLAACQCVAVAWIHGINKYWNIVCDMIGFRPRVPWFKWCWTLFTPLSSMVLFVTSLVYYKPLTYDKTYVYPAWAVVVCWLIAMSSMIWIPLYAAYRYFVVAKGTLYERWVEVTTSELKDKHPGKYLMT from the exons ATGACAGAAAATAAGATGAT CAGAGAAGCGGCAGTACCAACCCAACCAAGGGAAAAATGGAAGAAAAACATCGACTTTGGATTTTCTATCGCTGGTGGTTTTGTGGGGCTTGGAAACGTTTGGAGATTTCCATATTTATGTTACAAAAATGGTGGAG GTGCTTTTCTCATCCCGTACATTATTTTCGTGGCTGTTGGTGCTCTGCCGGTATTTTTTCTCGAAGTGACGCTGGGGCAATACACTAACAAGGGAAGTTCTCTTGCCTATGAAATCGTGCCGTTATTCAAAG GACTCAGCCTTGCTGTGAATATTATCAATTACTACTTTAACGTTTACTATGCCGTGATACTGGCTTGGGCTCTGCGATATTTCTTCGCATCCATGTCCGCTGAACTTCCATGGTCCACATGCGGGAATTCGTGGAATACTGAGCAATGTTTTGCGTTTGGCCGAAACAATTCAAATTTCACTTTCGGGAACTTGAGCGGAAAAATATCCTCCGTCAGGGAATACTGGGA GAGAGGGATATTAGGAAAATCAGAAGGAATATCTGATATTGGGACACTACGTTGGGAATTGGTTTTGTGTCTGATACTTACGTGGGTGGTTCTTTACTTTTGTATCTGGAAAGGAATCGCTTGGACTAGCAAG gtCGTATATTTCACCGCCACATTCCCACTTATTATGTTGCTTATTCTTCTTATAAGAGGCGTAACATTACAAGGTGCTGGTCATggaattctattttatttaagacCTGATCTTGAACGGTTAAAGGACGCTCAA GTTTGGTTAGATGCAGCTGCACAAGTATTTTTCTCATATGCGCTATGTAAAGGTATGATGATTACAATGGGAAGCTACAATTCTTATCGTTATAACAGCTACAG GGACTGCATTGTGCTGTCAGTTTTAAACAGCGGAATTAGTTTCGTATCCGGCTTCGCTATATTTTCAGTGCTCGGCTTCATGGCTCAAGAACAG GGTATTGATATCAAGCATGTGGCCGAATCTGGACCAGGTCTAGCATTTATCGCTTACCCAAAAGCACTGACACTAATGCCGTTACCACAATTCTGGGGGTGCTTGTTCTTCTTGATGCTGTTTATGTTAGGCATGGATAGTGAG TTTGTAGGTCTTGAAACTTTGATGGCAGCGTTTGTGGATTATAGACCGCATTGGTTCAAAAAAAGACACAGCAAAGAGATTTTCTTGGCATTTTTGTGCTTCACCCAATTTCTAATTGGTCTCTCAATGGTTACCAAC GGGGGTGTGTACGTACTTAACATATTTGATAATTACTCGTCCGCCGGTTGGTCTCTCTTGTTCTTGGCAGCATGCCAATGTGTTGCTGTGGCATGGATACATGGTATAAACAAGTATTGGAACATTGTTTGTGACATGATTGGTTTTAGACCAAGGGTTCCTTGGTTTAAATGGTGCTGGACTCTATTTACTCCACTTTCAAGCATG gttttgtttgttaccagCCTGGTCTATTACAAGCCGCTAACGTATGACAAGACCTATGTATATCCTGCCTGGGCAGTTGTAGTGTGTTGGCTTATAGCAATGTCTTCTATGATATGGATTCCACTTTATGCTGCTTATCGATATTTTGTAGTGGCGAAGGGGACACTTTATGAG CGTTGGGTAGAAGTTACAACCAGCGAATTAAAAGATAAGCATCCGGGGAAGTACCTGATGACGTAA
- the LOC100178874 gene encoding sodium- and chloride-dependent taurine transporter-like isoform X1 — translation MLRHILKIARSLKCWSVNSYFVTEPNYIGNILKEMTENKMIREAAVPTQPREKWKKNIDFGFSIAGGFVGLGNVWRFPYLCYKNGGGAFLIPYIIFVAVGALPVFFLEVTLGQYTNKGSSLAYEIVPLFKGLSLAVNIINYYFNVYYAVILAWALRYFFASMSAELPWSTCGNSWNTEQCFAFGRNNSNFTFGNLSGKISSVREYWERGILGKSEGISDIGTLRWELVLCLILTWVVLYFCIWKGIAWTSKVVYFTATFPLIMLLILLIRGVTLQGAGHGILFYLRPDLERLKDAQVWLDAAAQVFFSYALCKGMMITMGSYNSYRYNSYRDCIVLSVLNSGISFVSGFAIFSVLGFMAQEQGIDIKHVAESGPGLAFIAYPKALTLMPLPQFWGCLFFLMLFMLGMDSEFVGLETLMAAFVDYRPHWFKKRHSKEIFLAFLCFTQFLIGLSMVTNGGVYVLNIFDNYSSAGWSLLFLAACQCVAVAWIHGINKYWNIVCDMIGFRPRVPWFKWCWTLFTPLSSMVLFVTSLVYYKPLTYDKTYVYPAWAVVVCWLIAMSSMIWIPLYAAYRYFVVAKGTLYERWVEVTTSELKDKHPGKYLMT, via the exons ATGTTAcgacatattttaaaaattgcgcGCAGTTTGAAATGTTGGTCAGTAAATTCTTATTTTGTAACAGAACCGAATTACATTGGAAACATATTGAAAGAGATGACAGAAAATAAGATGAT CAGAGAAGCGGCAGTACCAACCCAACCAAGGGAAAAATGGAAGAAAAACATCGACTTTGGATTTTCTATCGCTGGTGGTTTTGTGGGGCTTGGAAACGTTTGGAGATTTCCATATTTATGTTACAAAAATGGTGGAG GTGCTTTTCTCATCCCGTACATTATTTTCGTGGCTGTTGGTGCTCTGCCGGTATTTTTTCTCGAAGTGACGCTGGGGCAATACACTAACAAGGGAAGTTCTCTTGCCTATGAAATCGTGCCGTTATTCAAAG GACTCAGCCTTGCTGTGAATATTATCAATTACTACTTTAACGTTTACTATGCCGTGATACTGGCTTGGGCTCTGCGATATTTCTTCGCATCCATGTCCGCTGAACTTCCATGGTCCACATGCGGGAATTCGTGGAATACTGAGCAATGTTTTGCGTTTGGCCGAAACAATTCAAATTTCACTTTCGGGAACTTGAGCGGAAAAATATCCTCCGTCAGGGAATACTGGGA GAGAGGGATATTAGGAAAATCAGAAGGAATATCTGATATTGGGACACTACGTTGGGAATTGGTTTTGTGTCTGATACTTACGTGGGTGGTTCTTTACTTTTGTATCTGGAAAGGAATCGCTTGGACTAGCAAG gtCGTATATTTCACCGCCACATTCCCACTTATTATGTTGCTTATTCTTCTTATAAGAGGCGTAACATTACAAGGTGCTGGTCATggaattctattttatttaagacCTGATCTTGAACGGTTAAAGGACGCTCAA GTTTGGTTAGATGCAGCTGCACAAGTATTTTTCTCATATGCGCTATGTAAAGGTATGATGATTACAATGGGAAGCTACAATTCTTATCGTTATAACAGCTACAG GGACTGCATTGTGCTGTCAGTTTTAAACAGCGGAATTAGTTTCGTATCCGGCTTCGCTATATTTTCAGTGCTCGGCTTCATGGCTCAAGAACAG GGTATTGATATCAAGCATGTGGCCGAATCTGGACCAGGTCTAGCATTTATCGCTTACCCAAAAGCACTGACACTAATGCCGTTACCACAATTCTGGGGGTGCTTGTTCTTCTTGATGCTGTTTATGTTAGGCATGGATAGTGAG TTTGTAGGTCTTGAAACTTTGATGGCAGCGTTTGTGGATTATAGACCGCATTGGTTCAAAAAAAGACACAGCAAAGAGATTTTCTTGGCATTTTTGTGCTTCACCCAATTTCTAATTGGTCTCTCAATGGTTACCAAC GGGGGTGTGTACGTACTTAACATATTTGATAATTACTCGTCCGCCGGTTGGTCTCTCTTGTTCTTGGCAGCATGCCAATGTGTTGCTGTGGCATGGATACATGGTATAAACAAGTATTGGAACATTGTTTGTGACATGATTGGTTTTAGACCAAGGGTTCCTTGGTTTAAATGGTGCTGGACTCTATTTACTCCACTTTCAAGCATG gttttgtttgttaccagCCTGGTCTATTACAAGCCGCTAACGTATGACAAGACCTATGTATATCCTGCCTGGGCAGTTGTAGTGTGTTGGCTTATAGCAATGTCTTCTATGATATGGATTCCACTTTATGCTGCTTATCGATATTTTGTAGTGGCGAAGGGGACACTTTATGAG CGTTGGGTAGAAGTTACAACCAGCGAATTAAAAGATAAGCATCCGGGGAAGTACCTGATGACGTAA
- the LOC100181234 gene encoding leucine-rich repeat and transmembrane domain-containing protein 2-like: MRYLSSQVFLGLVLEFLISYTPSASRIKHCSNKTNGQNCKFDHRHNILWCDSTTFTSLPPPNEIHGEGDPRYAETIYLNSSCQQNFRGVLRQYAHVKQLNYDDNMIQTIPKSCFSHLHLDELILSRNSISTINSAFNGVSNLTILRLDRNNLKYVHRHAFKELISMKLLDLSYNKIKKFEPGHLSGLVQLRELRLKHNHLQSLDSDLLVSSPHLEVVDLSFNRLQCLPANLFDNQSDLKSVLLMSNQLRTPHSDWFRRIVANGRVPDVNLMQNNKWLCDCHSIKYRDFLKDKDQWIDKLDVRCFQPATNKGKYLSDVKHFGSCLYPLESLECEQQQSSTRTTNVLTRTTTKTTTTTTFQHLETSAGVPKLSNQVAEPQENQFMIISIVMGSVCIVLMVVAGVAVYCCMAKFKEVTVEKQPTLNNENIVDVNNRNRSPMRDSRTNSINQTKVKDVCVIPQRNNIQRSKCDSGFVAWDEDSLVPQQFWSNTPGNMIRETQDQRSILSGDDHNVYEDVSYV, from the exons ATGCGTTATTTATCTTCACAAGTCTTTCTTGGTCTTGTTTTAGAGTTCCTTATTTCTTATACACCTTCAGCATCTCGTATAAAACACTGTTCCAACAAAACCAATGGACAAAA TTGCAAGTTTGACCACAGGCATAATATACTATGGTGTGATTCCACAACTTTTACTTCATTACCTCCACCCAATGAAATACATGGAGAAGGTGATCCTCGGTATGCTGAAACAATTTACTTAAACTCAAGTTGCCAACAGAATTTTAGAG GTGTTCTGCGGCAATACGCCCATGTAAAGCAACTGAACTATGACGACAACATGATACAAACTATTCCCAAGTCATGCTTCAGTCATTTACATCTAGATGAACTTATATTGTCACGGAATTCAATTTCAACCATTAATAGTGCTTTTAATG gtgtATCAAATTTGACAATTTTACGATTGGATCGGAACAACTTAAAGTATGTGCACAGACAtgctttcaaagaattaatatCAATGAAACTACTTGATCTTAgctacaataaaataaaaaagtttgaacCAGGACATCTGAGTGGCCTGGTACAGTTAAG ggaaTTGCGGTTGAAGcataatcacttacaaagccTTGATAGCGACTTGTTGGTGTCATCTCCACATTTGGAAGTTGTTGACCTTAGTTTTAACAGACTTCAATGTTTACCTGCCAACCTGTTTGATAACcaaag TGACCTGAAATCAGTTCTACTCATGTCAAACCAACTTCGTACTCCACATTCAGATTGGTTTCGACGTATCGTTGCAAATGGGAGGGTACCGGATgtaaatttaatgcaaaacaacaaatggTTATGTGATTGCCATTCAATTAAATACAGA GATTTTCTTAAAGACAAAGATCAATGGATTGATAAATTGGATGTTAGGTGCTTTCAACCTGCAACGAATAAAGGAAAGTATCTAAGTGATGTAAAACACTTTGGAAGCTGTCTTTATCCATTAGAATCATTGGAATGTGAACAGCAACAGTCTTCTACAAGAACAACAAATGTTCTAACGCggacaacaacaaaaacaacaacaacaacaacttttcAACATTTAGAAACATCCGCTGGTGTTCCAAAGCTTTCAAATCAAGTTGCAGAACCTCAAGAAAATCAATTCATGATTATTAGTATTGTAATGGGGTCTGtatgtattgttttaatgGTAGTTGCAGGGGTAGCTGTTTATTGCTGTATGGCAAAGTTTAAAGAGGTTACAGTAGAAAAACAGCCTACCCTTAACAATGAGAATATTGTAGATGTAAATAATCGAAATCGTTCTCCAATGAGAGACTCAAGAACAAATAGCATTAATCAGACTAAAGTTAAGGATGTATGTGTAATACCACAACGCAACAACATACAACGAAGTAAATGCGACAGTGGTTTTGTGGCGTGGGACGAAGACAGCTTAGTTCCACAGCAGTTTTGGAGTAACACACCAGGAAATATGATACGTGAAACACAGGATCAAAGAAGCATTTTAAGTGGTGACGACCACAACGTTTATGAGGATGTCTCCTATGTATAA
- the LOC104266025 gene encoding dimethylaniline monooxygenase [N-oxide-forming] 5-like produces the protein MSKKRVAVIGAGASGLTAIKCCLDEDLVPVCFEKSHDIGGLWRFEEDTKEGATVYRSTFINTSKELMSFSDFPLPKEAPNYMHHSKVMQYYRDYANRSMLLKYIKFRILVCNQFEKETDNAIYAQWRVKTRNILNDEINEEIFDFVLVAVGHHASPHFPLSQFPGADKFQGRILHSHDYRDFKGFENKKVVVLGMGNSGGDIAVELSWHAKQVFLSTRRGSWVFNRVGPHGYPIDFLITTRYQNLLDWLIPKSITQKAVEKMLTEKLDHAHYGLKPEHGPFNQHPFVNDELPNRIIIGSIVIKSNIRSFKERSVVFDDGTEEEADVVIFATGFVFEFPFLHESIAHVNGTDAQLYKYMWPLSMKRNTLAIIGHVQVLGAVNPVSEMQCRWATRVFKDIVQLPSDREMIKDIDKKRKAMKRKYYNSQRHTIEVPHIDYMDEIALKIGVKPNLFSLFFTDYQLAKKIFYEISSAYQYRLVGAGRWEGARRAIMEQKQRMLHPLHTRPLPNKTIKGKKRPVLIRRFLWVVVLSMASYYAYTRYK, from the exons ATGAGTAAAAAAAGAGTTGCTGTTATTGGTGCTGGGGCCAGTGGTTTGACTGCCATCAAATGTTGCTTGGACGAAGATTTAGTTCCCGTGTGCTTCGAAAAAAGTCATGACATTGGAG GTCTATGGAGATTTGAAGAAGACACGAAAGAAGGAGCAACCGTATATCGCTCAACTTTTATCAATACAAGCAAAGAATTAATGTCATTTTCAGATTTTCCACTTCCAAAAGAAGCTCCAAATTACATGCACCATTCAAAGGTCATGCAATATTATAGGGATTACGCCAACag ATCAATGTTGCTTAAATACATAA AATTTAGAATTCTAGTTTGTAACCAATTTGAAAaagagactgacaatgccatttatgcacaat GGCGTGTCAAAACTAGGAATATattaaatgatgaaataaatgaagaaatatttgatttcGTTCTTGTTGCTGTTGGTCACCACGCTTCACCTCATTTCCCACTCTCTCAATTCCCTG GAGCTGACAAATTTCAGGGACGAATATTACACAGTCATGATTACAGAGATTTCAAGGGTTTTGAAAATAAGAAAGTTGTTGTTCTTGGTATGGGTAACTCTGGTGGAGATATTGCCGTGGAATTAAGCTGGCATGCAAAACAG GTGTTTCTAAGTACACGCCGTGGTTCTTGGGTCTTCAATAGAGTTGGACCGCATGGATATCCAATTGATTTTCTTATTACTACAAG ATATCAAAACCTGTTGGACTGGTTAATTCCCAAGAGCATCACACAAAAAGCTGTGGAAAAAATGTTGACTGAAAAATTAGATCATGCCCATTATGGTTTAAAACCTGAACATGGACCATTTAACCAG CATCCTTTTGTTAACGATGAATTACCCAACCGTATTATAATCGGTTCAATTGTGATTAAGTCAAATATCCGAAGTTTTAAAGAACGTTCCGTTGTGTTTGATGATGGGACAGAAGAAGAAGCTGATGTCGTCATATTTGCAACTGGATTTGTTTTCGAGTTCCCTTTTTTACATGAATCAATTGCCCAT GTAAATGGTACAGATGCTCAGCTGTACAAATACATGTGGCCATTATCAATGAAGAGAAACACATTAGCCATCATAGGACATGTACAAGTGCTTGGAGCTGTGAACCCTGTATCAGAGATGCAGTGTCGTTGGGCCACAAGGGTGtttaaag ATATAGTACAACTTCCATCGGATAGAGAAATGATAAAAGATATTGACAAAAAAAGAAAGGCTATGAAACGAAAATATTACAACAGCCAAAGGCATACTATCGAG GTACCTCACATTGACTATATGGATGAGATTGCCCTCAAGATTGGAGTAAAACCAAACCTGTTTTCCTTGTTTTTCACTGATTACCAGCTTGCAAAAAAG attttttatgaaataagtTCTGCATATCAATACCGCTTAGTTGGTGCTGGTAGATGGGAAGGGGCACGAAGGGCAATCATGGAACAAAAACAGCGCATGTTGCACCCCTTGCACACACGGCCCTTACCCAACAAGACCATAAAAGGAAAGAAGAGACCAGTTTTGATTCGACGTTTTTTATGGGTTGTTGTATTAAGTATGGCATCATATTATGCATATACACGttacaagtaa
- the LOC100176878 gene encoding dimethylaniline monooxygenase [N-oxide-forming] 5-like: MKPPKKVCIIGAGASGLTAIKCCNDEGLEPTCFEKSNDIGGLWRYEDNAKDGACVYNSTVINTSKEMMCYSDFPIPKEYPNYMHNVKIMEYFRSYAERFNLLKHITFNTSVVSCEPMENGQWVIKTCDEKTKEEKERIFDAVLVCIGHHAQPYYPLDAFPGIESFGGEYFHSHEYRKPHRFDGKRVLVIGVGNSGGDLAVEISRHAKQLFLSTRRGCWVLNRVSDNGMPLDVNVTTRATMLAANYLPSRFVNYIAEKQVNARFDHEMYGLKPKHRFNGQHPTVNDEIPNCILCGRIIVVKNVTKFNKTQAVFEDGRTEDIDVVIFATGYRFNYPFLSESILKVENNRCRLYKHMWPSTVENNTLAFIGGIQPLGAINPISEIQCRWALRVFKGLNVLPNVKERENSIDQQISKMSELYYESPRHTIQVNYVVYMDDIASQIQVKPNFIKLLADPKLFVKVLFGPCTPYQYRLHGVGKWQEARHMILTLKDRVRYPLTSKQQQKESGLPIGFIVFILIISILFYYLY, encoded by the exons ATGAAACCTCCGAAGAAAGTTTGTATCATCGGTGCTGGAGCAAGTGGGCTGACAGCAATCAAATGTTGCAATGATGAAGGGTTGGAACCAACTTGCTTTGAAAAGAGCAATGACATTGGAG gtttatGGAGATATGAAGATAATGCAAAAGACGGCGCATGTGTTTACAATTCAACAGTCATCAACACCAGCAAAGAAATGATGTGTTACTCTGATTTTCCCATACCAAAAGAATATCCAAATTACATGCATAATGTAAAGATAATGGAATACTTCAGAAGTTATGCTGAAAG GTTTAACCTTTTGAAGCATATCACATTTAACACTTCAGTTGTATCTTGTGAACCCATGGAAAATGGGCAATG GGTTATTAAAACATGTGATGAAAAGACTAAAGAAGAGAAAGAGAGAATATTTGATGCAGTTCTTGTTTGTATTGGCCACCATGCACAGCCATATTATCCTCTTGATGCATTTCCTg GAATTGAAAGTTTTGGTGGCGAATACTTCCACAGCCACGAATACAGGAAACCTCATCGTTTTGATGGCAAACGAGTGCTGGTTATTGGGGTGGGGAACTCTGGGGGGGATCTCGCTGTTGAGATAAGTCGACATGCAAAACAG TTGTTCCTGAGCACTCGTCGTGGTTGTTGGGTATTAAACAGAGTCTCAGACAATGGGATGCCACTGGATGTTAATGTAACTACAAG AGCTACAATGTTAGCTGCTAACTATCTACCATCAAGATTTGTAAACTATATTGCTGAGAAACAAGTGAATGCTCGTTTTGATCATGAAATGTACGGACTGAAACCTAAACATAGGTTCAATGGTCAG CATCCAACAGTAAATGATGAAATACCCAACTGTATATTATGTGGGAGGATTATTGTGGTTAAAAACGTgacaaagtttaataaaactcAAGCTGTGTTTGAAGATGGGCGAACAGAGGATATTGATGTCGTTATATTTGCTACTGGTTACAGGTTTAATTATCCATTTCTGTCAGAGTCAATTCTGaag gttGAGAACAACAGATGTAGATTGTACAAACATATGTGGCCATCTACAGTGGAAAACAATACGCTTGCATTTATTGGTGGAATTCAACCACTGGGTGCGATCAACCCTATATCTGAGATCCAATGCAGATGGGCTCTTAGGGTGTTTAAAG GACTGAATGTATTACCAAACGTTAAAGAGCGAGAAAATAGCATTGATCAACAAATATCCAAGATGTCTGAACTGTATTATGAATCACCCAGGCACACAATACAG GTGAACTACGTGGTTTACATGGATGACATAGCAAGCCAAATCCAAGTCAAACCAAACTTTATCAAACTCCTAGCTGACCCTAAACTCTTCGTCAAG GTTTTGTTTGGTCCCTGCACACCGTACCAATACCGTCTACATGGTGTTGGGAAATGGCAAGAAGCGCGTCACATGATACTAACCCTCAAAGATAGAGTAAGATATCCTCTGACCAGCAAGCAGCAACAGAAAGAAAGTGGTCTACCCATCGGCTTCATTGTGTTTATTCTCATAATTTCCATCTTATTTTATTATCTGTATTAA